Genomic DNA from Candidatus Methylomirabilota bacterium:
CGCCGTCGGCGCCAGCTTGGCGAAGGCGCGGATGTCCATGGAGGTCACTCCGACATTTTGAGGAGCAGCCCGGTGCGCCGCGCGCGCCGAATCGTCGCGAAGAAGGCCCAGTGCGCGAGCGCCGCGTAGAGCGCGGACAGCGCGAACCCCGTCGCGAGCGGTGCCCGGAACTCCGAGGCGAACCCGAAGTGCGCGCGGTAGGCGTCGAGGAAGTACGTGAGCGGGATCGCCGCCGCGAGCGCCGCGACGGGCTCGGGCAGCACCGACACGGGATAGTAGAGGCCCGCCAGCACGAGCACGAGGTTGACGCTCGACCAGGCGAAGGCCTCGGCGCGGTTGCCGAAGAGCGTGATCAGCGCGCAGACGGCGACGCCGACGATCCAGGCGGTGAGGAAGCACCCGGCGAGGAACGCGGCGACGGCGAGCGGGCCGGGCGCGAGCACGCGCAGGTCGAACGCCCACCAGCCGAGGCCCGCGAGCAGCGCGAAGATCACGAGGCCGCGCGTGATGCCGACGAGCCACGAGCCGAGCGTCAGGTGACGGACCCCGATCGGCGCGAGGAACTGGTGCTTCAGCGACTTCGACCACACGTCGAGCAGCACCGCGTAGGCGACCTCGAGCTGGCAGACGTTGACGACCGAGAGCGCGATCGTCCCGATCATGACGAACGAGGCCTGCTCGGGCGTGAGCCGGAGGAAGCGCGTCATGAGGCCGATCGAGAGGACGCCGACGATCGGCCAGAAGAGGAGCTCGAAGAAGAAGAACACGTTGCGCGAGGCCATGAGCGCGTTCCGCACGACGACGGCCCAGACCGCGACGGCCTCAGCGCGCCAGCTCAACGAAGACCTCCTCGAGCTCGGGCCCGTGGACCTGGACGTTCCGCACCACCACGCCGTCGGCGTGGAGCGCGCGCAGGATCTCGGGGAGCCGCTTCTCGGCGTCGTCCACGGTGCACTCGACCCGGCCGCCGGCCGCCGCGCAGCGGAGGACGCCGGGCGCCTCGGCGAGCCACGGCACCGCCGGCGGGTCGAGCTTCAGCGCGATCACCTCGCCGACGCGGATCTGGCGCTTCAGCTCCCCGGGCGTGCCCCGCGCGAGGATCCGCCCGGCCTTGATGAAGGCGATCTCGTCGCAGAGCTCGTCGGCCTCGCGCATGTAGTGGGTCGTGAGCACGATCGTGATCCCGCGCTCGCGCCGGAGGCGCCGGATGTGGTCGCGCACGCGGACCGACACGTCCGGGTCGAGGCCGAGCGTGGGCTCGTCGAGGAAGAGCAGCTCGGGATCGTTCACGAGCGACTTCGCGAGCGCGACGCGCTGCTTGAGGCCGGTCGAGAGCTCGTTGTAGGGCACGCGCCGATACGGCGCCAGCTCGTAGACCTCGACGAGCTCGTCCACCTTCCGCCGCAGCGCCGCGCCGTGGAGGCCGTAGAGTCGGCCGTAGAAGGCGACGATCTCGCCCACGCGCAGGCTCCACAGGAACGACGGCCGGCCGCTCGCCATGTTGAGCCGCCGGCGGAGCGACGCGGCGTCGCGCAGCACGTCGAGCCCGAGGACGGTCACGCTCCCGCCGTCGGGCGTCAGGAGCGTCGTCAGGATCGAGAGGAGCGTGGTCTTCCCCGCTCCGTTCGGACCGAGGAGGCCGAAGATCGCGCCGCCCGGCACCGCGAGGGACACGCCGCGCAGGGCTTCCGTCCGGCGCCGCCGCGGCCAGCCCGAGTGAAAGGTCTTCGTGACGTCGCGCGCGTCGATCGCGAGCATGCCCGACGATGGTACCATGCGGCGCATGACGGTCTCCGGCGAGTGGCGCTGCCCCGTCGCGAGCGTCCCCCCCGGGAGCACGGCGGTGTTCAGCCTCGAGTGTGACGGGCGCGCCGTGAAGGGCTTCGTCGTCAACTTCGAGGGCCGCTACAGCGCCTGGGTGAACAGCTGCCCCCACGTCGGCACGCCGCTCGACCTCTGGCCCAACGAGTTCTTCACCGAGGACGGTCGCGCGCTGGTCTGCTCGACCCACGGCGCGCTCTACGAGCCCGACACCGGCTTCTGCACCGCGGGCCCGTGCGCCGGCGACCGCCTGACGCCGCTGGCGCTCGCCGTCGAGGGCGACAGCCTGGTCGTCCGCTGCGGACCGGCGTGAGCGACCTGGAAGAGGTCGAGCAGGCGAACGGGCGCTTCTATCGCGCCTTCGAGGCGCTCGACCTCCGCGAGATGGAAGCGGTCTGGGCCCACGGCGAGAACGTCAAGTGCGTCCACCCGGGCTGGCCGCTCCTCATCGGCTGGGACGCCGTGCGGTCGTCGTGGCAGGCCATCTTCGAGAACGCGGCGGAGATGCGCTTCACGATCTCGGAGGTGCTCGCCGACGTCACGGGCGACCTCGCCTGGGTCACCTGCACCGAGAACATCCTCTCCGAGGTCCGCGGGCGCGTGACGGTCACCTCGGTGCTCGCGACCAACATCTTCGAGCGCGCGTCCGACGGCTGGCGG
This window encodes:
- a CDS encoding ABC transporter permease, translating into MSWRAEAVAVWAVVVRNALMASRNVFFFFELLFWPIVGVLSIGLMTRFLRLTPEQASFVMIGTIALSVVNVCQLEVAYAVLLDVWSKSLKHQFLAPIGVRHLTLGSWLVGITRGLVIFALLAGLGWWAFDLRVLAPGPLAVAAFLAGCFLTAWIVGVAVCALITLFGNRAEAFAWSSVNLVLVLAGLYYPVSVLPEPVAALAAAIPLTYFLDAYRAHFGFASEFRAPLATGFALSALYAALAHWAFFATIRRARRTGLLLKMSE
- a CDS encoding ABC transporter ATP-binding protein translates to MRRMVPSSGMLAIDARDVTKTFHSGWPRRRRTEALRGVSLAVPGGAIFGLLGPNGAGKTTLLSILTTLLTPDGGSVTVLGLDVLRDAASLRRRLNMASGRPSFLWSLRVGEIVAFYGRLYGLHGAALRRKVDELVEVYELAPYRRVPYNELSTGLKQRVALAKSLVNDPELLFLDEPTLGLDPDVSVRVRDHIRRLRRERGITIVLTTHYMREADELCDEIAFIKAGRILARGTPGELKRQIRVGEVIALKLDPPAVPWLAEAPGVLRCAAAGGRVECTVDDAEKRLPEILRALHADGVVVRNVQVHGPELEEVFVELAR
- a CDS encoding Rieske 2Fe-2S domain-containing protein, coding for MRRMTVSGEWRCPVASVPPGSTAVFSLECDGRAVKGFVVNFEGRYSAWVNSCPHVGTPLDLWPNEFFTEDGRALVCSTHGALYEPDTGFCTAGPCAGDRLTPLALAVEGDSLVVRCGPA
- a CDS encoding nuclear transport factor 2 family protein codes for the protein MSDLEEVEQANGRFYRAFEALDLREMEAVWAHGENVKCVHPGWPLLIGWDAVRSSWQAIFENAAEMRFTISEVLADVTGDLAWVTCTENILSEVRGRVTVTSVLATNIFERASDGWRLVHHHASHVVGSAPDAGNPVA